The following proteins are co-located in the Pedobacter sp. FW305-3-2-15-E-R2A2 genome:
- a CDS encoding sigma-70 family RNA polymerase sigma factor, with the protein MSFIANWKTLETVYVDKHITLVNECRQGSRKAQFEIYKLYAKAMYNVALRIVNFDDEAEDVLQEAFLDAFTRIESFRGDTTFGLWLKQIVINKSINYLRKRKVEFVSIEEVDVVQETENDEEDLQWRVEELREAITQLPDRYRVVLTLYLFEGYDHEEISHILKISESTSRTQYMRAKMKLNSLLVKRGV; encoded by the coding sequence TTGTCATTTATAGCGAACTGGAAAACATTGGAAACTGTATACGTCGATAAACACATCACACTCGTAAACGAGTGCCGGCAGGGAAGCCGGAAAGCACAATTTGAAATTTACAAATTGTATGCTAAGGCTATGTATAACGTGGCACTGAGGATTGTCAACTTTGACGATGAGGCGGAAGATGTTTTACAGGAAGCATTTCTGGACGCATTTACGCGGATAGAAAGCTTTAGAGGAGATACCACCTTTGGCCTTTGGTTAAAGCAGATCGTGATCAATAAATCCATCAATTACCTCCGCAAACGAAAAGTGGAGTTTGTAAGTATCGAAGAAGTCGATGTGGTGCAGGAAACAGAAAATGACGAAGAGGACCTGCAATGGAGAGTGGAAGAGCTCAGAGAAGCCATCACACAGCTTCCCGATCGGTATAGAGTGGTATTGACACTGTATCTTTTTGAGGGTTATGATCATGAAGAGATTTCTCATATTTTGAAAATCTCAGAAAGTACTTCCCGCACCCAGTATATGCGTGCAAAAATGAAATTAAATAGCTTATTAGTAAAGAGAGGAGTATAA
- a CDS encoding AI-2E family transporter, producing the protein MSLFNYKQRNNITLLIIIILGCLIAYSLQGIFSSILGTLVLYTILRPVFLYLVEERKWNKRLSALLLLFISVLVIVLPFYAVSTMVIEKIAELQSDHIYFKNLIFKVKHLLPVGGDFQVLIEDGLKKAGTWATELFPSLISGAFNIVLGLLIMYFLLYFMLIENEKFESSLLKYAPFREQNAYRFAEEMRNTTYANVLGQGLICLVQGALVSLSFYVLGYSDPLFWGVMTTFISFVPVLGPPVIFVPAALLQMANGNSFGAWAMLIFGFVVIINIDNVLRFMIAKKVGNIHPIITVIGVVIGIPLFGISGLVFGPLLLSYFILMIKIYETSAMASERLERIKTISEQESL; encoded by the coding sequence ATGTCATTATTCAACTACAAACAAAGGAATAACATCACCCTGTTGATCATTATCATTCTGGGGTGTTTAATTGCTTATTCCTTACAGGGAATCTTTAGCTCTATCCTCGGAACCCTGGTGTTGTATACCATTCTGCGACCCGTATTTCTATACCTGGTAGAAGAGCGAAAATGGAATAAACGCCTTTCTGCTCTTCTGCTGTTATTTATTTCTGTGCTGGTAATCGTTCTTCCTTTTTATGCGGTCAGCACAATGGTGATTGAAAAGATTGCCGAACTGCAGAGCGATCATATCTATTTTAAAAACCTGATTTTCAAAGTGAAACACCTGCTTCCGGTGGGAGGTGATTTCCAGGTCCTGATCGAAGATGGCCTGAAGAAAGCCGGTACCTGGGCTACAGAACTTTTCCCTTCTTTGATCTCTGGTGCATTTAATATCGTCCTGGGATTACTGATCATGTATTTCCTGCTGTATTTCATGTTGATAGAAAACGAAAAATTCGAAAGTTCGTTGTTAAAATATGCCCCCTTCCGCGAACAGAATGCTTACCGTTTTGCAGAGGAAATGCGAAATACGACCTATGCAAATGTGCTCGGACAGGGCTTGATCTGTCTGGTGCAAGGCGCATTGGTCAGTTTGTCATTCTACGTACTTGGCTACTCCGACCCTTTGTTCTGGGGCGTAATGACCACCTTTATCTCTTTCGTCCCTGTATTGGGGCCTCCGGTCATCTTTGTTCCGGCTGCACTCCTCCAAATGGCCAACGGCAATAGCTTTGGCGCATGGGCCATGTTGATTTTCGGATTTGTGGTCATTATCAATATTGACAATGTCCTTCGTTTTATGATCGCGAAAAAAGTTGGCAATATTCACCCGATTATTACGGTAATTGGCGTAGTTATTGGTATACCCTTATTCGGAATATCTGGTCTGGTCTTCGGTCCACTGCTATTGTCGTACTTCATATTGATGATCAAAATATATGAAACGAGCGCAATGGCCTCCGAAAGATTGGAAAGAATTAAAACAATTTCTGAGCAGGAATCGTTATAA
- a CDS encoding YtxH domain-containing protein yields the protein MNDNSKVLIGLLAGLAAGAALGLLFAPEKGSETRDKLSQSLKDLGDAIKDKAADEINNLANLKDKVVTSVKSKLHQAEEEFADDVEHA from the coding sequence ATGAATGATAATTCAAAAGTATTAATTGGGCTATTGGCCGGTTTAGCTGCAGGTGCGGCATTGGGATTACTGTTTGCTCCGGAAAAAGGAAGTGAAACAAGAGATAAGTTGAGCCAGTCCTTAAAAGACCTTGGTGACGCAATTAAAGACAAAGCGGCAGATGAAATCAATAACCTGGCGAATCTGAAAGATAAAGTGGTGACTTCTGTAAAAAGTAAACTTCATCAGGCAGAGGAAGAATTTGCTGATGATGTAGAGCACGCATAA
- the aspS gene encoding aspartate--tRNA ligase → MLRTTTCGALTIENLGENVILCGWVQKSRDLGGMTFIDIRDRYGITQLVFNMDDNRELCEAARSLGREFVIKASGLVVERSNKNLKIPTGEVEIKITALEILNAAKLPPFMIDDETDGGDDLRMKYRYLDLRRNPVRNNMVLRHKMAQAVRRYLDNLDFIEVETPVLIKSTPEGARDFVVPSRMNEGQFYALPQSPQTFKQLLMVSGFDRYFQIVKCFRDEDLRADRQPEFTQIDCEMSFIEQEDILNTFEGLIRTLFKDIKGFDLPEVPRMQYSDAMRLYGSDKPDTRFDMRFVELTALVKGKDFPVFDNAELVIGINATGCASYTRKQLDELTDFIKRPQIGATGLIYMRHNEDGSLKSSVDKFYNEEELQKWSVALNTQPGDLVLIMAGVQDKVRKQLSELRLEMGTRLGLRDKNKYSALWVLDFPLLEWDEESERYHAMHHPFTSPKPEDIALLDTKPGEVRANAYDMVVNGTEIGGGSIRIHDRALQALMFKHLGFSPEEAQKQFGFLMDAFEFGAPPHGGIAFGFDRLCSIFAGLDSIRDVIAFPKNNSGRDVMIDSPSTIDDKQLNELKIKSTV, encoded by the coding sequence ATGTTAAGAACAACTACTTGCGGAGCTCTAACTATTGAGAATTTAGGCGAAAATGTAATCTTGTGCGGCTGGGTACAAAAATCCAGGGATTTAGGAGGAATGACTTTTATTGACATCCGCGACAGATACGGAATCACCCAATTGGTTTTCAATATGGACGACAACCGGGAATTATGCGAGGCAGCACGTAGCCTGGGCAGGGAATTTGTAATTAAAGCCAGCGGACTAGTCGTAGAACGCTCTAACAAAAACCTGAAAATACCTACAGGCGAAGTAGAGATCAAAATCACTGCATTGGAAATACTAAACGCAGCGAAATTACCTCCATTCATGATTGATGATGAAACAGATGGTGGTGATGATTTGCGAATGAAATACCGTTACCTGGATTTACGTAGAAACCCGGTTCGTAACAACATGGTTTTACGTCATAAAATGGCTCAGGCAGTTCGTCGTTATTTAGATAACCTGGACTTTATTGAAGTAGAAACCCCGGTACTGATCAAATCTACACCAGAAGGTGCAAGGGATTTCGTGGTGCCAAGCAGAATGAATGAAGGACAGTTTTATGCCCTTCCTCAATCTCCGCAAACCTTTAAACAATTGTTGATGGTATCTGGCTTTGACCGTTATTTTCAGATTGTAAAATGTTTCAGAGATGAGGATTTACGTGCAGACAGACAACCGGAATTCACGCAGATTGACTGTGAAATGTCTTTCATCGAACAGGAAGATATCTTAAATACATTTGAGGGACTGATCCGTACGTTATTCAAAGACATCAAAGGTTTTGACCTTCCTGAAGTACCAAGAATGCAGTATTCTGATGCCATGCGCCTTTATGGTTCCGATAAACCGGATACCCGTTTTGACATGCGCTTTGTAGAGCTGACCGCATTGGTTAAAGGAAAAGACTTCCCTGTATTTGACAATGCGGAGCTGGTGATCGGGATCAATGCTACAGGCTGTGCCTCTTATACGCGTAAGCAGTTGGACGAACTGACAGACTTTATCAAACGCCCGCAAATCGGCGCAACCGGACTGATCTATATGAGACATAACGAAGATGGCTCATTGAAATCATCTGTAGATAAGTTCTATAATGAAGAAGAATTACAAAAATGGTCTGTAGCGCTGAATACCCAACCGGGAGATTTAGTATTGATCATGGCTGGAGTACAAGATAAAGTACGCAAACAGCTAAGTGAACTGCGCCTGGAAATGGGTACACGCTTAGGTTTACGTGATAAAAATAAATACAGTGCCCTTTGGGTACTTGACTTCCCGCTATTGGAATGGGATGAAGAATCGGAACGTTACCATGCGATGCACCATCCTTTTACCTCTCCAAAACCAGAAGATATCGCCTTATTGGATACCAAACCGGGCGAAGTAAGGGCAAATGCCTATGATATGGTGGTAAACGGTACGGAAATCGGTGGTGGTTCGATCCGGATCCATGACAGGGCTCTACAGGCATTGATGTTTAAACATTTAGGGTTCTCTCCTGAAGAAGCACAAAAACAATTTGGCTTCCTCATGGATGCCTTTGAGTTTGGTGCGCCTCCACATGGTGGAATTGCCTTCGGATTTGACAGGTTATGCTCTATTTTCGCAGGATTAGATAGCATCCGTGATGTAATCGCCTTCCCTAAAAACAATTCAGGAAGAGATGTGATGATTGATAGCCCTTCTACTATTGACGACAAACAGTTAAACGAACTAAAAATAAAATCAACGGTTTAA
- a CDS encoding sigma-54 dependent transcriptional regulator — MRKILIVDDEINIGLLLSKFLTRNSFSVSTATSGVSAMEYLAKESYDLVLCDYRLEDTDGKEMLIKIKESYPSTGVIIITGYSDIKLAVELIKLGAYDYITKPLYPDEILNTINKAIDTQTALNENRVETPAEAPKQKGSKQIYNQTDNFVAGQSAASKELLKQIQLVAPTAYSVILTGESGTGKESVAMAIHLNSPRKNNPFVAMDCGSLTKELAGSEFFGHEKGSFTGALYTKIGHFEMANGGTLFLDEVGNLSYEIQAALLRTVQERKIKRIGSTKEIDLDVRIIVATNENLTNAIQKGRFREDLYHRFNEFSIALPPLSQRGRDIMVFANTFLEVANQELNRNVQGFSEEVEECFLTYNWPGNVRELKNVVRRATLLTETQEIQLKALPLEISTYAKASAMESSISRTEKPRDLKNAALEAEYEAILKVLREVNFNKTKAAKILNIDRKTLYNKMRAINLET; from the coding sequence ATGAGAAAAATATTAATTGTTGATGATGAAATAAACATTGGTTTATTACTATCTAAGTTTTTAACCCGAAATTCATTTAGTGTCTCAACAGCTACAAGCGGTGTTTCCGCGATGGAATATCTGGCAAAGGAAAGTTACGACCTTGTGTTGTGTGACTATCGTTTGGAAGATACCGATGGGAAGGAGATGCTGATCAAGATTAAGGAAAGTTACCCTAGTACCGGCGTGATTATCATCACCGGGTATTCTGATATTAAGCTGGCTGTGGAACTCATCAAACTGGGAGCGTACGACTATATCACCAAGCCACTGTATCCGGATGAAATATTAAATACCATCAATAAGGCGATTGATACACAAACCGCCTTAAATGAAAATAGAGTGGAAACCCCTGCTGAAGCACCAAAACAAAAAGGGAGCAAGCAGATTTATAACCAGACGGACAATTTCGTTGCCGGGCAAAGTGCCGCCTCTAAAGAGCTGTTAAAACAGATTCAACTGGTTGCACCAACGGCTTACAGCGTGATCCTGACCGGCGAAAGCGGAACAGGAAAAGAGTCTGTTGCCATGGCCATCCACCTGAACAGTCCAAGAAAAAACAATCCTTTCGTAGCGATGGACTGTGGTTCCTTAACCAAGGAATTGGCAGGAAGTGAATTTTTCGGACACGAAAAAGGATCTTTTACAGGAGCACTTTATACCAAAATCGGCCATTTCGAAATGGCAAATGGCGGTACCCTCTTTCTGGATGAAGTAGGAAACCTTTCTTATGAAATTCAGGCAGCCCTACTCAGAACGGTACAAGAGCGTAAAATTAAAAGAATCGGAAGTACAAAAGAGATCGATCTGGATGTGAGGATTATCGTCGCAACCAATGAAAACCTGACAAATGCCATTCAAAAAGGCAGGTTTAGGGAAGATTTATACCATCGTTTCAATGAGTTTTCTATCGCCCTTCCGCCATTGAGTCAGCGTGGACGTGACATTATGGTCTTTGCCAATACATTTTTAGAAGTGGCAAACCAGGAATTGAACCGAAATGTGCAGGGCTTCTCTGAAGAAGTAGAAGAATGTTTCTTAACCTACAACTGGCCTGGAAATGTCAGGGAATTAAAGAATGTAGTTAGAAGGGCAACATTGCTTACCGAAACACAGGAAATTCAATTAAAGGCACTTCCTTTGGAGATCTCTACGTATGCAAAAGCTTCTGCGATGGAAAGCTCCATTTCGCGGACAGAGAAGCCAAGAGACTTGAAAAATGCAGCTTTAGAGGCCGAATATGAAGCCATCTTAAAAGTATTGAGAGAAGTTAATTTTAACAAAACCAAGGCAGCAAAAATCCTGAATATTGACCGGAAGACGCTGTATAATAAAATGAGGGCAATCAATCTGGAAACCTAA
- a CDS encoding TerC family protein — protein sequence MELLSSPEAWISLFTLTVLEIVLGIDNIVFISILAGKLPLEQQAKARKVGLGLAMITRVLLLLSLTWVMKLTAPLFNVGDWIGISNAEWLDKLAISGRDLILIIGGLFLIYKSTHEIHQKLEGDEEAGIKGKVHSFIGIIIQILILDIVFSLDSVITAVGMADHIEIMIAAVVIAVGIMLVSASAISDFVNKHPTVKMLALSFLLLIGVSLLAEGLDQHIPKGYIYFAMAFSVLVEMLNLKMKKGKKHVELRNTPHENK from the coding sequence ATGGAACTTTTAAGTAGCCCTGAAGCTTGGATATCACTCTTTACCTTAACCGTATTAGAGATCGTTTTAGGAATTGATAACATCGTTTTCATATCGATTCTTGCAGGAAAACTTCCCCTGGAACAACAGGCTAAAGCCCGGAAGGTAGGGTTAGGTCTGGCCATGATTACCAGGGTCTTGTTGCTGTTATCGCTTACCTGGGTGATGAAACTGACCGCTCCCTTATTTAATGTGGGGGATTGGATCGGGATCAGCAATGCGGAATGGCTGGACAAACTGGCGATCTCCGGAAGAGACCTGATCCTTATCATCGGTGGTTTATTCCTGATCTATAAAAGTACACACGAAATTCATCAGAAACTGGAAGGCGATGAAGAGGCTGGTATAAAAGGGAAAGTTCATTCTTTCATCGGAATTATCATCCAGATTCTGATTCTTGATATCGTATTCTCTCTCGACTCTGTAATTACTGCTGTCGGAATGGCCGATCATATCGAGATTATGATTGCTGCCGTAGTGATCGCTGTCGGAATTATGCTGGTATCGGCATCTGCAATCAGCGATTTCGTAAACAAGCACCCAACAGTTAAAATGTTGGCTTTATCTTTCTTATTATTAATTGGAGTTTCCCTGTTGGCCGAAGGTTTAGATCAGCACATTCCTAAAGGCTATATCTATTTTGCAATGGCATTCTCAGTATTGGTAGAAATGCTGAACCTGAAAATGAAAAAAGGCAAAAAACATGTTGAACTTAGAAATACCCCGCACGAAAACAAGTAA
- a CDS encoding phage holin family protein translates to MQENKEKDLEDLVEDAKGYVNTRLEYTRLYLVERGSKMFADMVTNVTVAICFLLAFLFGTFTLALFLSDVLGTYTRGFGCVALIYILLAVIVYFTKEKYIEKAIINFTIKRYFNKLADKEEEDEQKV, encoded by the coding sequence ATGCAGGAAAATAAAGAAAAAGATCTGGAGGACCTGGTAGAGGACGCAAAAGGTTATGTCAATACCCGGCTGGAATACACCCGGCTATACCTGGTAGAGCGAGGTTCTAAGATGTTTGCAGATATGGTGACAAATGTTACCGTTGCCATTTGTTTTCTACTGGCCTTCTTGTTTGGAACTTTTACTTTAGCGCTGTTTTTATCAGATGTTCTGGGTACCTATACGAGAGGCTTTGGCTGTGTCGCATTGATCTATATCCTATTGGCTGTGATCGTTTATTTTACGAAAGAAAAATATATTGAAAAAGCCATAATTAACTTTACAATCAAACGCTATTTTAATAAATTAGCAGATAAGGAAGAGGAAGATGAGCAGAAAGTATAA